Proteins encoded by one window of Gopherus evgoodei ecotype Sinaloan lineage unplaced genomic scaffold, rGopEvg1_v1.p scaffold_70_arrow_ctg1, whole genome shotgun sequence:
- the LOC115643777 gene encoding olfactory receptor 6B1-like, whose protein sequence is MHLIEQAEKDNRTIITEFILLGFGNLPQLQILSFLVFLVIYIVTVSGNMLIIVLVVADQHLHTPMYFFLGNLSCLETCYTSTILPRLLVSLLTGDRTISVSGCFAQLYCFGSLAATECYLLAAMSYDRYLAICNPLHYAALMNSRLCLQLAAGSWISGFVTCVITMWFMSQLTFCGPSEIDHFFCDFSPMLKLSCSDTSMITLVSFILTSINTPCPFLLTVTSYVCIIATILRIPSITGRQKAFSTCSSHLIVVTVFYGTLMTVYLLPKTNTLKALNKLFSVFYTVLTPMINPLIYSLRNKEVKEALRKVIR, encoded by the coding sequence ATGCACCTCATAGAGCAAGCAGAAAAGGACAATCGAACGatcatcacagaattcatccttcttggATTCGGGAATCTCCCTCAACTGCAGATCCTTTCCTTCCTGGTTTTCCtggtgatctacattgtgaccgTGTCTGGGAACATGCTCATCATTgtgctagttgtggctgatcaacaccttcacacccccatgtatttcttcctggggaacttgtcctgcttggagacctgctacacctccaccatctTGCCCAGGTTACTGGTCAGTCTCCTGACTGGAGACAGAACAATTTCTGTCAGTGGCTGTTTTGCACAGCTTTATTGCTTTGGTTCTCTGGCAGCTACAGAATGTTATCTCCTAGCAGCGATGTCTTATGATCGATATTTAGCGATATGCAACCCCCTGCATTATGCAGCCCTGATGAACAGCAGGTTGTGCCTCCAGCTAGCAGCGGGGTCTTGGATAAGTGGATTTGTAACTTGTGTAATAACAATGTGGTTTATGTCACAATTAACATTCTGTGGCCccagtgaaattgaccatttcttttgtgatttttctccaatgctaaaactctcctgcagtgacaccagcaTGATCACACTGGTTAGTTTCATACTCACCTCCATAAACACGCCTTGCCCATTTCTATTAACTGTGACATCCTATGTTTGTATCATTGCTActatcctgagaatcccttccatcaCTGgaaggcaaaaggccttttccacctgctcctctcacctcattgtggttacAGTTTTCTATGGGACCCTAATGACTGTGTATCTGCTACCAAAAACCAATACACTGAAAGCCCTGAACAAActgttctctgtcttctacacagtcctgactcccatgatcaaccccctcatctacagcctgcgaaacaaagaggtgaaggaggccctgagaaaaGTCATCCGGTAA